Genomic segment of Bacteroides stercoris ATCC 43183:
ACAATAGCAATTTATTATTGGAAAAACATTTCTAAAGGGTTTAAAAGGGGACTGCGGCAGCGGACGCCCGTTGTATCTTTGCATAGTCATTAAAAATAAATGGCATTAGTAAACCTTATTTTTTTAACCTTTTAAACTTTAACAATTATGGCTTTAAAGTATGTAGTAACCAAAAGAGTATTCGGCTTTGACAAGACGAACACAGAAAAGTATGTAGCGAAATCTGTCGGTTCGGGTAAAATGAACTTCGACAAAATGTGTGAAAAGGTCAGTCGTTTGTGCGGCATTCACCGCAAAGTGGTGGATTTGGTGGTAAGCGGTTTGGTAGATATGATGGCGGAAGATATCGACGACGGCAAGACCATACAAATGGGTGAGTTCGGATTGTTCCGCCCTACAATTAAAACCAAAAGTGCGAATACGGAAGATGCCGTTAAGGCAAGCAATATCCTTTCAAAACGTATCGTGTTTACACCGGGAAAGATATTCAACCGCATGCTGAATGAAATGAGTGTTACCCGTTCCGTACCTGTAGACACCGATTATACGGACGGCAGCAGCAGTAGCGGGAACAATGGCAGTGGCGGTTCCGGCAACGGCGGCGAAGAAGAAAACCCGTTAGGCTGATTGTCATAGCGACAGCAAATTGCCTTTTCTTGAAAACAAAGTTGAAGCAGCGGTATCCACTCCGCTGCTTTTTTTGTTGCATATACCTGCCATTATTTAATATTATCTATTATTTTTGCAGAAACAATCATAACACACAGCTATCTATCATGGAAAAAGCCAAAGTATATTTTTCAGACCTACGTACCTCTCCCACCTCTAATCTTTTAGATAAGATGGAACGTCTGCTTAAACGTGCAGGCATCGGACAGCTTCCTTTAAAAGACAGTTTTACCGCTATCAAGATACATTTCGGCGAACCGGGCAATCTGGCGTATATCCGCCCTAATTATGCCGCCCGCATGGCAAATCTGCTTCGCAGTTTAGGAGCCAAGCCTTTTCTGACGGATTGCAATACGTTGTATTCCGGACGTCGCTCCAATGCGGTAGACCATTTGCAGAGCGCCATGGAGAACGGCTTCAATCCTATATCTGCCCAATGCCAGGTGATTATTGCCGACGGACTAAAAGGGACAGACTACAGAGAAATACCGATAGACGGAGAATACTGCCCTGCTCCCAAGATAGGTACTGCCATTGCCGATGCGGACATAATCATCAGCATGAACCATTTTAAAGGCCATGAACAGGCCGGATTTGGCGGCGCTCTGAAAAATCTCGGGATGGGATGCGCCAGCGTAGGCGGTAAGCTGGAACTGCATGCCTCCTCACAGCCCAAAGTTGCCACCGAAAATTGTATCGGATGCAATATCTGCGTAAAACACTGCGCCCACGATGCCATTCATCTGAATGCCGAACGCAAAGCGGAAATAGACTATACCAAATGTGTGGGATGCGGACAATGCGTAGCTTTGTGCCAGCACGACGCCGCCGTAGTGAGCGACTGGGATACGTCCGAACGGCTGAACTACAAGATTGCTGAATATTCCGTTGCCGTGCTGAAAGACAAACCGCACTTCCATATCAGTTTCATTATGAACGTATCGCCGGAGTGCGACTGCTGGAACCATAATGATGCCGCCATCATTCCCGACCTCGGCATGCTGGCATCGGCAGACCCCGTAGCGCTGGATAAGGCGTGTGCAGACCTGGTGATTCAGGCTCCCGTACTGCACAGCGATAATGTGCTTGCCAAAAAGCACGAACACGAAGACTTGTGCGGCTGCGACAAATTCCACATGATACATCCTGATACGGACTGGCTTGCCGGATTGCGTCACGCCGAAAAAATAGGCTTGGGAACAATGGATTACGAGTTGATAAAAATATAAACCGCATTACTCTTATGGCAAAAACAATGGAAGAAGTGCTGGAACGCTTCCGTACGATTGAGTTTCACGATGATTTTGATATGATTGTAGCCATTGCCAATGGCGGCATCGTTCCGGCAGGCATCATCAATCAGCGTTTACAAAAAGAAGTGCATCTGCTACGCATCAATTTGAGGGACGAATATCAGCATCCTAAGTACGATGCTCCGCAACTGCTGGCTCCTGTCGATTTTAACTTCAGGGGAAAAAGCATCCTGCTGGTGGACGACCGTATAAAAACAGGAGCTACCATAAAGTTGGCACGCGAACTGCTGAAAGAGGCACGCAGCATCAAAACCTTTGCAGTAAACGGTACGGCCGATTATGCGCTGTTTGATGAAACGTGTTTCAAATTTCCGTGGATATTATAATAAATGAACATTTTTCTGCTATTTTCCTTTCTTACTACGATAAAATAACTAATTTCGTACCGAACAAAAAATAGTAGATTTCAACAACATGGAAGGAGCAACGAACAATTGGTTCTCTAATAAATACTCTATCGGCTATGCCTTGAGCGGCGGTTTCATCAAGGGTTTTGCCCAT
This window contains:
- a CDS encoding HU family DNA-binding protein is translated as MALKYVVTKRVFGFDKTNTEKYVAKSVGSGKMNFDKMCEKVSRLCGIHRKVVDLVVSGLVDMMAEDIDDGKTIQMGEFGLFRPTIKTKSANTEDAVKASNILSKRIVFTPGKIFNRMLNEMSVTRSVPVDTDYTDGSSSSGNNGSGGSGNGGEEENPLG
- a CDS encoding DUF362 domain-containing protein, which encodes MEKAKVYFSDLRTSPTSNLLDKMERLLKRAGIGQLPLKDSFTAIKIHFGEPGNLAYIRPNYAARMANLLRSLGAKPFLTDCNTLYSGRRSNAVDHLQSAMENGFNPISAQCQVIIADGLKGTDYREIPIDGEYCPAPKIGTAIADADIIISMNHFKGHEQAGFGGALKNLGMGCASVGGKLELHASSQPKVATENCIGCNICVKHCAHDAIHLNAERKAEIDYTKCVGCGQCVALCQHDAAVVSDWDTSERLNYKIAEYSVAVLKDKPHFHISFIMNVSPECDCWNHNDAAIIPDLGMLASADPVALDKACADLVIQAPVLHSDNVLAKKHEHEDLCGCDKFHMIHPDTDWLAGLRHAEKIGLGTMDYELIKI
- a CDS encoding phosphoribosyltransferase; translated protein: MAKTMEEVLERFRTIEFHDDFDMIVAIANGGIVPAGIINQRLQKEVHLLRINLRDEYQHPKYDAPQLLAPVDFNFRGKSILLVDDRIKTGATIKLARELLKEARSIKTFAVNGTADYALFDETCFKFPWIL